A DNA window from Pseudobacteriovorax antillogorgiicola contains the following coding sequences:
- a CDS encoding Rpn family recombination-promoting nuclease/putative transposase — MIKCWFCSQRYPLRLLRSKVSVTVITVIPFDPAYTQLFSYPKMVRDLLVNFVKQPWVNDIDWDSLHTLSPKFVTKKLRKRESDIIWTAKWHDRDLYIILFLEFQSSVD; from the coding sequence TTGATAAAGTGCTGGTTTTGCTCTCAAAGGTATCCGTTACGGTTATTACGCTCAAAGGTATCCGTTACGGTTATTACGGTTATTCCTTTTGATCCAGCCTACACCCAGCTATTTTCCTATCCAAAGATGGTGAGAGACCTGCTGGTAAACTTCGTCAAGCAGCCCTGGGTAAATGATATCGATTGGGATAGTTTGCATACCTTAAGCCCAAAGTTTGTCACTAAAAAGTTGAGAAAGCGTGAATCAGATATCATATGGACGGCGAAGTGGCATGATAGGGATCTTTACATCATTTTGTTTCTGGAGTTCCAAAGTTCCGTAGAT